One genomic segment of Ricinus communis isolate WT05 ecotype wild-type chromosome 3, ASM1957865v1, whole genome shotgun sequence includes these proteins:
- the LOC8275867 gene encoding EG45-like domain containing protein, translating into MRFNLTIISVVWLCFGSFFATGDIGSATSYDPPYLPTRCKGYSEDQFPQGGYFVAASEGIWDNGAACGRKYRMRCISGPRRPCKDESIVVQVVDLCRGNPCPSTLVLSNKAFSAISKVPAIKINVEFAQT; encoded by the exons ATGAGGTTCAATTTAACCATCATAAGCGTAGTGTGGCTATGCTTTGGATCATTTTTTGCCACTGGAGATATTGGGTCTGCCACCTCATATGATCCTCCTTACCTTC CAACAAGGTGCAAGGGATACAGCGAAGATCAGTTCCCACAAGGAGGATATTTCGTAGCAGCAAGTGAAGGGATATGGGACAATGGAGCTGCATGTGGTCGTAAATACAGAATGAGGTGCATTAGTGGCCCCAGAAGACCATGCAAAGACGAATCCATTGTTGTTCAGGTTGTTGATCTTTGTAGAGGAAATCCATGCCCATCAACTCTGGTTCTTTCCAACAAAGCTTTCAGTGCCATCTCTAAAGTCCCTGCCATCAAGATCAACGTTGAATTTGCCCA GACTTGA
- the LOC8275866 gene encoding ribosome biogenesis regulatory protein homolog, which yields MDTETQQYDVDLGHLLAFDPHHNFPSLPSSREDLVKECITKGTELIQAVAAGLFNLPSTEDIDGPLVKLPPPKLKLPREKHLPKPKPPTKWELFAKAKGIQQHKKDKRVWDEQTHSWKRRYGYDRVNDDKDVPIIDAKMTDEIGEDPFAKRKAEKKKRVEKQEKNRFQNLKQASKAGALPSHIQLAATALPITGTKAAPKKVSKDELGSVAGLAATATASGGKFDKKLPGEKPAKMQGKHRKFLPVVEGSGMGRQEREQTDKVLSKIFAQNSHEILNIDKAVSKYTVKKEKSQRNQQGKSSTSSSKLKANSKPMKAKGKSNKKPAKGFSSKKGKGKGKAK from the exons ATGGACACTGAAACGCAGCAATACGACGTCGACTTGGGACATCTTTTAGCTTTTGATCCTCACCACAATTTTCCATCTCTACCTTCATCCAG GGAGGACTTGGTGAAGGAATGTATTACAAAGGGAACTGAGCTAATTCAAGCTGTTGCAGCTGGTCTCTTTAATTTACCTTCAACTGAAGATATAGATGGTCCACTTGTCAAGTTGCCACCgccaaaattgaaattgccCAGAGAAAAGCAT TTGCCAAAGCCCAAACCTCCTACGAAATGGGAATTGTTTGCCAAAGCAAAAG GTATACAGCAACATAAGAAAGACAAGAGGGTATGGGATGAACAAACTCACTCTTGGAAACGTCGTTATGGATATGATCGTGTTAATGATGATAAAGATGTTCCCATCATTGATGCCAAGATGACTGATG AGATAGGGGAGGATCCATTTGCAAAGAGAAAAgcagagaaaaagaaaagagtcgAGAAACAGGAGAAGAATAGGTTTCAGAATTTGAAACAAGCTTCAAAAGCGGGTGCTTTGCCAAG CCACATTCAGCTAGCTGCCACAGCTTTGCCCATAACTGGAACTAAGGCTGCACCAAAGAAGGTTAGCAAAGATGAATTAGGAAGTGTAGCTGGACTAGCTGCAACTGCAACAGCCAGTGGTGGGAAATTTGACAAGAAGTTGCCAGGAGAAAAGCCTGCCAAAATGCAAGGGAAACATCGCAAG TTTTTACCAGTTGTGGAAGGATCAGGGATGGGCAGACAGGAGAGAGAGCAAACTGACAAAGTTCTCAGCAAAATTTTTGCACAGAATTCTCATGAGATACTTAACATTGATAAG GCTGTTTCGAAGTACACTGTCAAGAAAGAGAAGAGTCAAAGGAATCAGCAAGGGAAATCTTCTACAAGCTCGAGCAAGTTAAAAGCAAATAGCAAACCGATGAAAGCGAAGGGCAAATCCAACAAGAAGCCTGCAAAAGGATTCTCTTCAAAGAAGGGGAAGGGGAAGGGGAAGGCAAAATGA
- the LOC8275865 gene encoding adenine nucleotide transporter BT1, chloroplastic/mitochondrial — MDRNSLQVVQHRNHSVAFCNSGVKLELFARENNSVRRDVYPARGLFASVNQVGKGFGISPNPPNSLENATNAKFPAASMQMKFVVIEPAFPVERTSEPVIGEVLEVVGEKEVVKKKKKASGFKWKIKVGNQALRRLISGGVAGAVSRTAVAPLETIRTHLMVGNCGHSSMEVFDNIMKSDGWKGLFRGNFVNVIRVAPSKAIELFAYDTVLKHLTPKPGEQPIIPIPASSIAGAVAGISSTLITYPLELLKTRLTVQRGVYNNFVDAFLRIVREEGPAELYRGLTPSLIGVVPYAAANYFAYDTLRKAYKKAFKKEEIGNVMTLLIGSAAGAFSSTASFPLEVARKHMQAGALNGRQYQNMLHALASILEKEGLGGLYRGLGPSCMKLVPAAGISFMCYEACKRILIVEEEDS, encoded by the exons ATGGATAGAAATAGTCTGCAAGTTGTTCAACACAGAAACCATAGTGTGGCATTTTGTAATTCTGGTGTTAAGCTTGAGTTATTTGCTCGAGAGAATAATAGTGTTAGGAGAGATGTTTATCCTGCCCGTGGTTTATTTGCTAGTGTTAATCAAGTAGGTAAGGGGTTTGGGATTTCCCCAAATCCTCCAAATTCATTAGAAAATGCTACAAACGCAAAATTTCCAGCTGCTAGTATGCAGATGAAATTTGTTGTTATTGAGCCGGCTTTTCCGGTTGAGAGGACTTCTGAGCCAGTTATAGGTGAGGTATTGGAAGTAGTAGGAGAGAAAGAAGtggtgaagaagaaaaagaaagcaagtGGATTTAAATGGAAAATTAAGGTTGGAAATCAGGCATTGAGAAGGTTGATCAGCGGGGGAGTTGCTGGCGCCGTTTCGCGCACTGCTGTTGCTCCCTTAGAGACAATAAGGACCCATTTGATGGTGGGGAATTGTGGACATTCATCAATGGAggtgtttgataatattatgAAGAGCGATGGCTGGAAGGGCCTGTTTAGGGGCAATTTTGTTAATGTTATCCGGGTTGCACCAAGCAAAGCTATCGAG TTATTTGCTTATGATACTGTCCTGAAGCACTTGACACCTAAACCAGGGGAGCAGCCGATTATCCCAATCCCTGCCTCATCAATAGCTGGCGCTGTAGCAGGAATTAGTTCCACGTTGATCACATACCCTCTCGAGTTACTCAAAACCCGACTAACTGTGCAG AGAGGAGTGTACAACAATTTTGTTGATGCTTTCTTACGGATTGTGCGAGAGGAAGGACCTGCTGAACTTTACAGAGGTCTCACCCCTAGTCTAATAGGAGTTGTCCCCTATGCTGCTGCCAATTACTTTGCTTATGATACACTGAGGAAAGCATACAAAAAGGCTTtcaagaaagaagaaattggAAATGTCATGACTTTACTAATTGGATCAGCTGCTGGTGCATTCTCAAGTACTGCAAGTTTCCCACTTGAGGTGGCTCGGAAGCACATGCAAGCAGGTGCTCTTAATGGGAGACAGTACCAGAACATGCTTCATGCCCTCGCGAGCATTCTTGAGAAAGAAGGACTAGGAGGTCTGTACAGAGGGTTGGGCCCAAGCTGCATGAAATTAGTTCCCGCGGCAGGCATTTCTTTCATGTGCTATGAGGCATGCAAGAGGATACTGATTGTGGAAGAGGAAGATTCTTAA
- the LOC8275864 gene encoding uncharacterized protein At2g34160, which translates to MEEITEGVNNINLAGDLHKKNRIQVSNTKKPLFFYVNLAKRYMQQHNEVELSALGMAIATVVTVAEILKNNGLAIERKIMTSTVDMKDESRGRPVQKAKIEILLGKTENFDELMAAAAEERDIVDGEEQS; encoded by the exons ATGGAAGAAATTACAGAGGGAGTTAACAACATCAACTTGGCAGGAGATCTACACAAGAAAAATCGTATTCAAGTCTCCAACACCAAAAAGCCCTTGTTTTTCTATGTCAATCTCGCCAAG AGGTATATGCAGCAGCACAATGAGGTGGAGCTGTCTGCTCTTGGAATGG CTATTGCTACTGTTGTGACTGTTGCTGAAATTCTGAAGAACAATGGATTGGCTATTGAAAGGA AAATCATGACTTCCACTGTTGATATGAAAGATGAATCAAGAGGACGGCCTGTCCAGAAAGCTAAG ATTGAGATACTGCTGGGGAAGACTGAAAACTTTGATGAATTGATGGCAGCTGCTGCTGAAGAGAGAGATATTGTAGATGGTGAAGAGCAGAGTTGA
- the LOC8275863 gene encoding DEAD-box ATP-dependent RNA helicase 52C — protein MSWANMGPESTRKPPIRPTRQSYVPPPFRNTTAAAFANPNDSGHYENGYGFPHSSFPSPRQPCSSRRGGGGHGRGRGRGRGRGRSQSQMKTYYQNPYDNLSERFDELEVIEDDNVNCVINFDAYEDIPVKVSGSDVPKPAKAFSEIDLGKGLNENIRRCKYVKPTPIQKYALPIALSGRDLMACAQTGSGKTAAFCFPIISLILKQNQPIVGSGRGDGGTHTASPSALILSPTRELSCQIHEEAQKFAYNTGVKIVVAYGGAPIVHQFRNLEKGVDILVATPGRLVDMIERGRVSLGMVKYLALDEADRMLDMGFEPQIRKIVQQMDMPPPGERQTMLFSATFPLEIQRLASDFLSDYIFLTVGRVGSSTDLIAQRVELVQDMDKRSRLMVLLSDQKALGSHGKRALTLVFVETKRGADALEHWLSMNGFPAIAIHGDKVQMERERALKSFKSGATPILVATDVASRGLDIPHVSHVINFDLPKDIDDYVHRIGRTGRAGKSGVATAFFSDKNMSLAKGLVELMKEAQQEVPSWLNQYADNSSYGVSGGGRTKRYGGSKFGGYDFRSDAQSSTDNYYNSSAHGDADPVGDACASSGPYGEVSASTDYYGGQSIDAGYAFPAGSDSYVASQGYEYGHEAIVASGWD, from the exons ATGAGTTGGGCTAATATGGGACCTGAATCAACGCGTAAACCACCAATTCGTCCAACACGGCAATCCTACGTCCCTCCTCCCTTTAGAAACACCACCGCCGCTGCATTTGCTAACCCTAACGACTCGGGTCATTACGAAAACGGGTATGGTTTTCCtcattcttcttttccttcacCCCGTCAACCCTGTTCATCTCGCCGTGGTGGTGGTGGACATGGCCGTGGCCGTGGCCGTGGCCGTGGACGTGGGCGTTCTCAATCGCAGATGAAGACTTACTACCAAAACCCATATGATAATCTAAGTGAAAGATTCGATGAGCTAGAAGTAATAGAAGATGACAACGTTAACTGTGTTATAAACTTTGATGCGTATGAGGATATACCAGTGAAAGTCAGTGGCTCTGACGTACCAAAACCAGCGAAGGCGTTTAGTGAGATTGATTTAGGAAAGGGTTTAAACGAGAATATAAGGAGGTGTAAGTATGTTAAACCAACACCTATTCAAAAGTACGCCTTACCCATTGCTCTTTCTGGTCGTGACTTAATGGCTTGTGCTCAAACTGGCTCTGGTAAAACTGCTGCCTTTTGTTTTCCTATTATTTCTCTGATTCTGAAACAAAACCAACCGATCGTCGGGTCGGGTCGTGGTGATGGTGGGACCCATACTGCTTCCCCTTCTGCTCTCATTTTATCTCCTACCAGAGAGTTGTCTTGCCAG ATTCACGAGGAGGCACAGAAATTTGCTTATAATACTGGTGTAAAGATTGTGGTTGCATATGGGGGAGCTCCCATAGTACACCAG TTTCGCAATTTGGAGAAGGGTGTTGACATATTAGTTGCAACTCCTGGTCGCTTAGTTGACATGATTGAGAGAGGAAGAGTCTCTCTTGGAATGGTGAAGTATTTGGCCTTGGACGAAGCTGATAGGATGCTTGATATGGGATTTGAACCTCAGATTAGGAAGATTGTTCAGCAAATGGACATGCCTCCACCAGGTGAAAGGCAAACCATGCTTTTCAGTGCTACTTTTCCACTTGAGATACAG AGACTTGCATCTGATTTTCTTTCAGACTACATTTTTCTTACTGTGGGGAGAGTTGGTTCAAGCACTGACTTGATTGCCCAAAGAGTGGAACTTGTTCAGGATATGGACAAAAGAAGCCGCCTTATGGTTCTTCTTAGTGATCAAAAGGCACTTGGAAGTCATGGAAAG CGTGCTTTAACACTGGTTTTTGTGGAGACAAAGAGAGGAGCTGATGCCTTAGAACACTGGTTGTCTATGAATGGTTTTCCAGCAATAGCGATACATGGTGACAAAGTGCAAATG GAGCGAGAACGAGCTCTAAAATCCTTTAAGAGTGGAGCAACACCAATTTTAGTTGCAACTGACGTTGCTTCGCGAGGCCTGGACATCCCTCATGTCTCCCATGTCATCAATTTTGATCTGCCAAAAGATATAGATGATTATGTGCACAGAATAGGCCGAACAGGACGAGCTGGTAAGTCTGGAGTGGCAACTGCATTCTTCAGCGACAAAAACATGTCACTTGCAAAGGGACTTGTTGAACTAATGAAGGAGGCACAGCAGGAGGTTCCTTCTTGGCTCAACCAGTATGCTGATAATTCATCTTATGGGGTTAGTGGTGGTGGACGCACTAAACGATATGGTGGCAGCAAGTTTGGTGGCTATGACTTTCGAAGCGATGCTCAATCATCTACTGATAATTATTACAATTCAAGTGCTCATGGGGATGCTGATCCTGTTGGGGATGCTTGTGCTTCTTCTGGTCCATATGGTGAAGTCTCAGCCAGTACTGATTATTATGGCGGCCAATCCATCGATGCCGGATATGCTTTTCCTGCTGGTTCTGATTCTTATGTTGCATCCCAAGGATATGAATACGGACACGAAGCTATTGTTGCCAGCGGTTGGGATTAG